The Crocosphaera subtropica ATCC 51142 genome includes a window with the following:
- a CDS encoding type II toxin-antitoxin system RelE/ParE family toxin, with protein sequence MNIVFENAKLEKQCNNQQLLIKKQGKDRAKRIRRRLDDLNAASTLEDMRNLPGRCHELTHNRRGQLSLDLDHPYRLIFEPANNPVPKKPDGGLDWTQVTAVKIIGVDDTHD encoded by the coding sequence ATGAATATAGTCTTTGAAAACGCCAAGTTAGAAAAACAATGCAACAATCAACAACTTCTAATCAAAAAACAAGGTAAGGACAGAGCTAAACGCATTAGACGAAGATTAGATGACTTAAACGCAGCTTCTACCCTTGAAGATATGCGAAATCTTCCAGGACGCTGTCATGAGTTAACCCATAATCGTCGTGGTCAATTATCTTTAGACTTAGACCATCCTTATCGATTAATTTTTGAACCTGCTAATAATCCTGTCCCCAAAAAACCCGATGGGGGACTTGATTGGACACAAGTAACAGCCGTTAAAATTATTGGTGTTGACGATACCCATGATTAA